From Lonchura striata isolate bLonStr1 chromosome 3, bLonStr1.mat, whole genome shotgun sequence, one genomic window encodes:
- the LRP11 gene encoding low-density lipoprotein receptor-related protein 11 isoform X2, with product MAALLLVLLAALGGRAVLPGGRCAAPLADLRSQISGVETLLEEFRRQLQQEEPGPPATAGGGGGGGERCGGSGGFSARPDSIIRTKDSIAAGATFLRAPGAASGWRQCLDACCAEPRCTLAVVQGPARPRGTAAEPGCYLFDCTHRGRPVCRFAPHRGYSSYSRRTAGIAPPPPEEYDEPPQCRAGQDIVLQSPVDWVLLDGRESSDDHGIVHYEWTLLQGDSSVEMQVPQPGTLKLSHIQEGGYIFQLTVTDTAGQRSSDNVSVTILPMVHSAAACVGVCSRYQFICDDGCCIDITFACDGVRQCPDGSDETFCQNLSSGRKTVTHAALGTTQQRTAGLTENVEENSAVNTLKATARNQPLLSVDADMSNQSLSQGPKKQISGFVPDNSSSGKRTDDKNGDGIMMPKRDQLGGGRPAPETGAVLPLALGLAITALLLLMVACRLRLVKQKLKKARPITSEESDYLINGMYL from the exons atggcggcgctgctgctggtgctgctggcggCGCTGGGCGGGCGGGCCGTGCTGCcgggcgggcgctgcgcggcgcCGCTGGCCGACCTGCGCTCGCAGATCTCGGGCGTGGAGACGCTGCTGGAGGAGTTCCGccggcagctgcagcaggaggagccGGGACCGCCGGCGACGGCGGGCGgaggagggggcggcggggagcggtGCGGCGGAAGCGGCGGCTTCTCGGCCAGGCCCGACTCCATCATCCGCACCAAGGACTCCATCGCGGCCGGCGCCACCTTCCTGCGGGCGCCCGGCGCCGCGTCGGGCTGGCGGCAGTGCCTGGACGCCTGCTGCGCCGAGCCGCGCTGCACGCTGGCCGTGGTGCAGgggcccgcccgcccgcggggCACGGCGGCCGAGCCGGGCTGCTACCTCTTCGACTGCACGCACCGCGGCCGGCCCGTCTGCCGCTTCGCCCCGCACCGCGGCTACAGCTCCTACAGTCGCCGCACCGCCGGCatcgccccgccgcccccgg AAGAATATGATGAGCCTCCACAGTGTAGGGCAGGCCAAGACATTGTGCTGCAGTCACCTGTGGACTGGGTGCTTTTGGATGGCCGGGAAAGTTCCGATGACCACGGAATTGTGCACTATGAGTGGACACTGCTGCAGGGCGACTCATCAGTTGAAATGCAG GTACCACAGCCAGGAACACTGAAATTGTCCCACATTCAGGAAGGCGGGTATATTTTCCAGCTAACAGTGACAGACACTGCAGGTCAGAGAAGCTCTGACAACGTCTCTGTGACCATTCTGCCCATGGTTCATTCTGCAGCAG CCTGCGTTGGGGTTTGCTCTCGCTACCAGTTTATCTGTGATGATGGCTGCTGCATTGACATCACATTTGCGTGTGATGGTGTGAGACAGTGTCCTGATGGATCCGATGAGACTTTCTGCCAGAATC TCAGCTCGGGTCGGAAGACGGTGACACATGCAGCTCTTGGCACCACCCAGCAAAGGACTGCAGGACTGACTGAAAACGTGGAGGAAAACTCTGCTGTGAACACCCTGAAAGCCACTGCCAGAAATCAACCACTTCTCTCAGTGGATGCAGACATGTCTAACCAATCGCTTTCTCAGGGACCAAAGAAACAAATCAGTGGATTTGTGCCAG ATAACAGTTCCTCAGGGAAAAGAACAGATGATAAAAATGGGGATGGCATAATGATGCCAAAGAGAGATCAGCTTGGAGGTGGTCGCCCAGCCCCAGAAACAG GTGCTGTGTTACCCTTAGCCTTAGGCTTGGCAATCactgctttgctgctgcttaTGGTTGCTTGCAGACTGCGCTTAGTGAAACAGAAGCTCAAAAAGGCTCGACCCATTACATCTGAAGAGTCTGATTACCTCATCAATGGGATGTATCTCTAA
- the LRP11 gene encoding low-density lipoprotein receptor-related protein 11 isoform X1 gives MAALLLVLLAALGGRAVLPGGRCAAPLADLRSQISGVETLLEEFRRQLQQEEPGPPATAGGGGGGGERCGGSGGFSARPDSIIRTKDSIAAGATFLRAPGAASGWRQCLDACCAEPRCTLAVVQGPARPRGTAAEPGCYLFDCTHRGRPVCRFAPHRGYSSYSRRTAGIAPPPPEEEYDEPPQCRAGQDIVLQSPVDWVLLDGRESSDDHGIVHYEWTLLQGDSSVEMQVPQPGTLKLSHIQEGGYIFQLTVTDTAGQRSSDNVSVTILPMVHSAAACVGVCSRYQFICDDGCCIDITFACDGVRQCPDGSDETFCQNLSSGRKTVTHAALGTTQQRTAGLTENVEENSAVNTLKATARNQPLLSVDADMSNQSLSQGPKKQISGFVPDNSSSGKRTDDKNGDGIMMPKRDQLGGGRPAPETGAVLPLALGLAITALLLLMVACRLRLVKQKLKKARPITSEESDYLINGMYL, from the exons atggcggcgctgctgctggtgctgctggcggCGCTGGGCGGGCGGGCCGTGCTGCcgggcgggcgctgcgcggcgcCGCTGGCCGACCTGCGCTCGCAGATCTCGGGCGTGGAGACGCTGCTGGAGGAGTTCCGccggcagctgcagcaggaggagccGGGACCGCCGGCGACGGCGGGCGgaggagggggcggcggggagcggtGCGGCGGAAGCGGCGGCTTCTCGGCCAGGCCCGACTCCATCATCCGCACCAAGGACTCCATCGCGGCCGGCGCCACCTTCCTGCGGGCGCCCGGCGCCGCGTCGGGCTGGCGGCAGTGCCTGGACGCCTGCTGCGCCGAGCCGCGCTGCACGCTGGCCGTGGTGCAGgggcccgcccgcccgcggggCACGGCGGCCGAGCCGGGCTGCTACCTCTTCGACTGCACGCACCGCGGCCGGCCCGTCTGCCGCTTCGCCCCGCACCGCGGCTACAGCTCCTACAGTCGCCGCACCGCCGGCatcgccccgccgcccccgg AAGAAGAATATGATGAGCCTCCACAGTGTAGGGCAGGCCAAGACATTGTGCTGCAGTCACCTGTGGACTGGGTGCTTTTGGATGGCCGGGAAAGTTCCGATGACCACGGAATTGTGCACTATGAGTGGACACTGCTGCAGGGCGACTCATCAGTTGAAATGCAG GTACCACAGCCAGGAACACTGAAATTGTCCCACATTCAGGAAGGCGGGTATATTTTCCAGCTAACAGTGACAGACACTGCAGGTCAGAGAAGCTCTGACAACGTCTCTGTGACCATTCTGCCCATGGTTCATTCTGCAGCAG CCTGCGTTGGGGTTTGCTCTCGCTACCAGTTTATCTGTGATGATGGCTGCTGCATTGACATCACATTTGCGTGTGATGGTGTGAGACAGTGTCCTGATGGATCCGATGAGACTTTCTGCCAGAATC TCAGCTCGGGTCGGAAGACGGTGACACATGCAGCTCTTGGCACCACCCAGCAAAGGACTGCAGGACTGACTGAAAACGTGGAGGAAAACTCTGCTGTGAACACCCTGAAAGCCACTGCCAGAAATCAACCACTTCTCTCAGTGGATGCAGACATGTCTAACCAATCGCTTTCTCAGGGACCAAAGAAACAAATCAGTGGATTTGTGCCAG ATAACAGTTCCTCAGGGAAAAGAACAGATGATAAAAATGGGGATGGCATAATGATGCCAAAGAGAGATCAGCTTGGAGGTGGTCGCCCAGCCCCAGAAACAG GTGCTGTGTTACCCTTAGCCTTAGGCTTGGCAATCactgctttgctgctgcttaTGGTTGCTTGCAGACTGCGCTTAGTGAAACAGAAGCTCAAAAAGGCTCGACCCATTACATCTGAAGAGTCTGATTACCTCATCAATGGGATGTATCTCTAA